AATTTATTAGACAGTACCGGACGGGCAGCATCAATATTGATTTTCATGCCAGGACCTAATGTGTTAATAAGAGATAAGCAATCAGCACCTGCATCTTCACAAGTTTTTGCAATTTCAGCAATATCAGTTACATTTGGAGTTAACTTAGCAATTATCGGAACATCAGAAGCATCTTTTGCTGTTGAAACAATAGTATGACTTAAATTACAATCCTGACCAATAGACGCACCATAACCTTCCATTGCGTGAGGACATGAAATATTTAACTCAATCATGTCAACACAATCCTGAACTTTCCCCACCAATGTGGAAAACTCATCCGGCGTTGCTCCATAAATTGAAGCTATAACGACGTTGTTTTTTCTTTCAATTTTCATCAGTTCCTCTTTAAAATTATCAACACCAGGATTTGAAAGTCCGATTGCATTTATAATGCCTCCATCAACTGCAACAGTTGTAGGATTAACATATCCCGGATGAGGTTTTAAAGAAAAGGATTTTGAAACGACACCGCCGGCACCGGATTTTAAAATCCAATTCATTGATGAAGCATTACTTCCCATGATTCCTGCAGCCAGCATCAGAGGATTTCTAAATTCAACTCCGCAAATATTTGTTTTCAACATGATATCAACTTTGTAATTAATTATTTAATTAGTTTTTGTTAATTTTTCAATAATTTCCTGATACTTTTCATTTTGCAATTTTAAACTGATTACATTAGTTTTATTAGATTTAATTATCTCTTCTTTGGATTTTATTAAATTGGAAATTTCTTCATCTTGTTTTTTGATTATTGAATCTTTTTGTTTAAGCAAATCTTCATATGTTTTAGAGATTTTCCTAAGTTGGACTTCTAAATTTTCAGTATTTCTATTTAACTGACCTTTATAATCATCAATCAAAGACCTTAAATATTTAACCTGATCCTGCTTATCTTCTATAACAGACTCCTTTTCTTTAATCTTTTCAGACAAATCGTCCAGTTCCTTAATTCTTGCTTTGTCGTAATCAATTTTTGTATCAAGTTTATCTTCCAAATTTTTCTTTTCATATTTCAATTTAGTCGAATATAACTTCAATTTGTTGATTTCATCTTTTTTGTTTTCCAAATCCAAATTAAGCTCATCAATTTCAGCATTTTTAAGTTCCAATTCATATTGTAAATCTTTATAGTTTTTTGACATAATTTCAAATCCAAGATAATACTAATATACTATGTCTATTTAGAAATTAAATAAATTAAACCTTGTGATATATGAAAATACTTATTAAAAATAAAAAAAATATGTAACTTCATGGAATGTTATATAACTTACTCGGTTAAAGGTTTTTTAGCTTTTAATAGTGAAAATGAATTAATATCAGAAAAATTATTTCCTGAAGATGAGATAATTAACAGACTGGCTGAAATTAATGATAAAAAAATTGTTAAAGAAGAATTGGAAATAATTGAAGAAGTTTCAAAAGAATATGATGAGATAATCATTGAATCCAATAAAAGACATTCAGATTATGGCAACGATAAGATAATAATAAAAACTCCGAATTCCGCCGGAGAGTATTTAAGAAGCAATTATGAAAAGTTTGGTCTGGATTCACAAGACATAACTTCGATTTATAGAAATTTGGCAATATACAATATTAAAAAGGCTTCCGCTTCTGAAGATAAGCATTTAATACAAGCCATTAATTCGATTGATGAAATCGATGAAAGCATTTCCAAATTAGTCGAACGAATTAGAGAATGGTATGCACTTTATTTTCCCGAAATGGATGTTGTTAAAAATAATGAAACCTACATCAAATTAATATCACAAAATAAAACAAAAGAAAAAATTATTGAAGCAAAACCTGATGCATTTCCAAGTGACATTATTGATTTAGATGAAGATATAAATCCGTTGGATTTAGAGATTATGAACAACTATGCCAATTCAATTTATGAACTTCAAAAATCAAGACAAAACATTGAAAAGTATATTGATGAAAAAATTGAATCCATTGCGCCGAATTTAAAGCTTTTAGTTGGATCATCACTTGGTGCAAAGTTGATTTCACATGCCGGAGGAATTAGAAGACTCGCATTGTACTCATCAAGTACTGTCCAGATAATGGGTGCTGAAAAAGCGTTATTTAGACATTTAAAAAGCGGAGACAGACCTCCCAAATATGGATTAATATATCAACATCCCCAAGTTAGAGGGGCCAAATGGTGGAACCGAGGTAAAATTGCAAGAATGCTTGCAGGAATGATTTCACTGGCCGTTAGACGTGACGTTTTTACTAAAACATTTGATGAAAATGCTGCAGAAGAATTTCTATCAAAAGTAGAAGAAATAGAGAAAAATAATCCATTCCCAACAAAACCAACACGAAAGAATAAAAAAGAACATTCAAAACCGAAAAAAAGTAAGAAAAAAGGTAAAAAAAGAAAGAAAAGGAGATAAAATATGAATGTTTATTTTAAAGATGGAAATATTGCCACCAAGAATTTAACCCCCGGAACATCAGTTTATGGAGAAGAATTAATTCAGGAAGATGCAGAATACAGGATATGGAACCCCAGACGTTCAAAATTATCAGCAGCATTATTAAATGGATTAGAAAATCTGAAGCTTGAAGAAACTTCAAAAGTATTATACCTTGGCGCATCAACCGGAACAACCGTATCCCACATTTCAGATATTATAACTGACGGGAGAGTGTATGCAGTTGAATTTTCACCAACAACAGCAAAAAAATTGGTTCAGCTTTCACGCCAAAGGTTTAATATTGCGCCTATTTTAGGAGATACAACAAAACCCAAAGGATATCTCAACATTTTAGAAAAGGTAGACCTGGTATACTGCGATGTAGCCCAGCCAACACAAACTGAATTATTTATGAAAAATATGAATATTTTCGGAAATGATGATGCCTTAGGACTCTTAATGATTAAAGCCAGAAGTATTGACGTTGTACAAAAGCCCAAAAAAATATTCAAGGAACAGGAAAAGAAATTGAAAGAAAAAGGTTTTAGGATTATTGAAAAAGTCAAACTGGAACCATACGAAAAGGACCATGTTGCATTATTAGTTGAGAAAAATTTTTAGAAATTATAAAAAATTCCACTATAGAAGAAAAATTTATTAATTAATAATTAATATGAAAATTAATATAATACTTTCCCAAATAATATCTTTTCACATATATAATAGACAACCAATAATACCGGTTAGAACTGAAATGACATCCATTACTTTGATATTTATCAGAATATATCAAGCTTTGCCTCTCGAGTGATATTTATGAACTTCATTGCAGATAAACCTGATGCTTTTTGAAATCCAATCATATACTAATCAATTAAATTACATCAGTACCTACTATTTTCATCTTATTTATCAAATAAAGGAAATATTGAATTGAAATGATAATATTGAAGTCATTGCAAACAACACTTATTTAAGTAATGAGAAACATAATAATTTTTACAACTTGAAGAGGTGATAAAATATGGCAAAACCTATTGCAAAAACTCCTGTTTTTGAAGGTGAAGATGCAATTGCTGTTTTAAAAGAAATGCATGAACCTCCTACCAAAAAAGATAAAGAGTTTGCAAAAGAAATCAGAAATCAGAGAATTGTTTTATTCACAAGATGATCTTTTTTTCAAACCCTATTTTTTAAATACTTTTTAAATCTTTGTAAAGAGTGAAACTTCTTTCAGAATCTATTTTTATAATCTCATCCATGTTATCAACCAATTTCTGATCGTTTTTACGATATTTGAAATTGTTTTTGTCAACATAGAACCAGAATGCACTTGCATATGCATCTACGGTTATGAATCTTAACCCAAC
The genomic region above belongs to Methanobrevibacter sp. and contains:
- a CDS encoding dihydroorotate dehydrogenase, yielding MLKTNICGVEFRNPLMLAAGIMGSNASSMNWILKSGAGGVVSKSFSLKPHPGYVNPTTVAVDGGIINAIGLSNPGVDNFKEELMKIERKNNVVIASIYGATPDEFSTLVGKVQDCVDMIELNISCPHAMEGYGASIGQDCNLSHTIVSTAKDASDVPIIAKLTPNVTDIAEIAKTCEDAGADCLSLINTLGPGMKINIDAARPVLSNKFGGMSGRAIKPIAISNVYSVYEAVEIPLIGVGGIYSWEDVVEFIYAGAKAVQIGTAIMDEGVEVFNHINEGLEKFMDEKGFSSIDEMVGLAHEEL
- a CDS encoding glycosyl transferase, with protein sequence MSKNYKDLQYELELKNAEIDELNLDLENKKDEINKLKLYSTKLKYEKKNLEDKLDTKIDYDKARIKELDDLSEKIKEKESVIEDKQDQVKYLRSLIDDYKGQLNRNTENLEVQLRKISKTYEDLLKQKDSIIKKQDEEISNLIKSKEEIIKSNKTNVISLKLQNEKYQEIIEKLTKTN
- a CDS encoding NOP5/NOP56 family protein codes for the protein MECYITYSVKGFLAFNSENELISEKLFPEDEIINRLAEINDKKIVKEELEIIEEVSKEYDEIIIESNKRHSDYGNDKIIIKTPNSAGEYLRSNYEKFGLDSQDITSIYRNLAIYNIKKASASEDKHLIQAINSIDEIDESISKLVERIREWYALYFPEMDVVKNNETYIKLISQNKTKEKIIEAKPDAFPSDIIDLDEDINPLDLEIMNNYANSIYELQKSRQNIEKYIDEKIESIAPNLKLLVGSSLGAKLISHAGGIRRLALYSSSTVQIMGAEKALFRHLKSGDRPPKYGLIYQHPQVRGAKWWNRGKIARMLAGMISLAVRRDVFTKTFDENAAEEFLSKVEEIEKNNPFPTKPTRKNKKEHSKPKKSKKKGKKRKKRR
- a CDS encoding fibrillarin-like rRNA/tRNA 2'-O-methyltransferase → MNVYFKDGNIATKNLTPGTSVYGEELIQEDAEYRIWNPRRSKLSAALLNGLENLKLEETSKVLYLGASTGTTVSHISDIITDGRVYAVEFSPTTAKKLVQLSRQRFNIAPILGDTTKPKGYLNILEKVDLVYCDVAQPTQTELFMKNMNIFGNDDALGLLMIKARSIDVVQKPKKIFKEQEKKLKEKGFRIIEKVKLEPYEKDHVALLVEKNF